A window of Fluoribacter dumoffii NY 23 contains these coding sequences:
- a CDS encoding alpha-2-macroglobulin — MNKNPLSFLKNAFSSVFGKLNWRSPPWVNYLCYKSKSSPQMFWGTSLLIIVILISGGYSLYWYKNLPKPVYTTAQITVPDITPNTEEGLFPNNLIIDFGIKNNGFINQSVAPINLIGKPITEGIEMSPKMPGTWMWNTDSQLVFTPSEDWPAGQKFTIHFANNFFAPSANLESHEYSFNTHPLTAKITEFKLYQDPVHVETRNAVATIEFNYPVNPQTLEKNTSLVYQTKSGSAGEALPFTFTFDKNKRLAYLHSETIKITDVARFIRLTLNKDITSSTNSGHLRQEQSQNLIIPSASDFLKVLSTTASIIRNDKDRPEQVLTVETSLGINESEFNKSVHFYLLPKDRPATVAEAAQENYQWQNPGEVTEAILSLSTPLTKEAIPTEQNYSSLHSFKFKSEAPRYIYIKIDKGMRGFGDFTLGNTYAAVIPVPPIPKEISFLHKGSLLALSGEKKLSVLIRGVPAVKFDFARVLPENINQLVTQTQGDFNNPFFINPSFNQQNISQISSEIQEFNVSDVTKQQYTALDFSKYLTMNTNSMGPQGLFLLQATGWDVANNSPLDVKASRMILITDLALLVKDNQDGSHDVFVDSIAQGTPVTNATVTVLGKNGLPILSRISDAQGRVTFPSLKDFVDDREPTVYLAQLNNDVSFIPFNNANRQLNFSKFDIGGLYTYNQELHSLSAYLFSDRGIYRPGDTVHIGMIVKQAYAQPQPGGLPLQATVVDSRGTTIKDEKITLNDLGYMNLDFTTNSSSPTGQYMVNLYLVKDGYPQNLLGSTNIRVSEFLPDRMRITTSLSPNPSAGWSSPVGLKGEVTLWNLYGAPAADRKVSGKILLVPEKVQFDKYPDYVFVDPLLDPKKPPKVFTETLNDVKTNDKGEAEFDLNLERFEKATYQLTFFAEGFESEGGRSVTSQTKTLVSPQAYFVGYKPDGDLSFIKQNSARSINYIAVNPGLNKEEIKELKIQLVSLHPVTTLVKKADGTYQYQSVVQSTVISTSPFNISEQGTDYTLPTQQIGDFSLSILGKDNTVLNQLKFSVVGASQQPLAKNAELAIKLNKNEYLPNEEIEIQITAPYTGSGLITIERDKVYAAQWFKTDTTNSVQTIHIPADFQGDGYINVAFIRDWNSPEIFISPLSYSVVPFTVNHESHDIKIDLQTAEVARPGEPLTINYHTDKPGKIIVFAVDEGILQVARYETPDPLSFFFQKHALEVLTQQTVDQIMPKFIQDRELSAVGGDSGEEGMASRLNPFKRKSELPVAYWSGILDTDSSTHQVTYHVPDYFNGTLRVMAVAVSSDSVGSQETAAEIRGDFIINPNVPTFVAPGDEFEISSSVANNIKGSGEHALIQVNLSASPEIEIIGSPIQTLEIAEGREQTVHFKLKAKSLLGGAKLSFKASMGDKSSIMNATLSVRPAIPFSTYINSGKSEDSKKTLDIMQTLFPEYRKVNATASTSPMILVFGLQRYLDNYPYGCTEQLTSKALPLLAMNNQTGFGDETLQVHEKVNATIQMLSQRQMSSGGFSYWPGLGDNQGNDFSSVYAMHFLTEAKAQGFSVPGDLFSNGINYLKTLANQNVSDLDTARIQAYAIYILTRNEIVTTNYLANLQLYLEKDKTKAWQSDITTAYIAASYQLLQSNAEANQLIGLYQPQTKQAYIADFYSSAIADAQYLYLVAKHFPNLLPQVGNELLTRLVQAINNNEINTVLSGFTSLALGAYHQAPSNESASPLTITQIRTDNKEINVPVTQTDYQKTDIDSDVLKIRFNNPEKKTYFYQLIQSGFNREIPNTPLKQGLEIFREYRDPKGNVINSTSLGSEIEVHIQIRALDNDYLSNIAIEDLLPGGFEVVTDSVKNNTMDYVDIREDRVNFFGGVESAAKEIVYKIKAVNIGKYIVPPAYAESMYNPNTKAQGVSSVITVTETP, encoded by the coding sequence ATGAATAAAAACCCGCTATCTTTTTTAAAAAATGCGTTTTCATCTGTTTTCGGCAAATTAAACTGGCGTAGTCCTCCCTGGGTGAATTACTTGTGTTATAAATCAAAATCATCGCCCCAAATGTTCTGGGGAACCAGCCTTCTAATCATTGTCATTCTAATTTCTGGTGGCTATTCCTTATACTGGTATAAAAATTTACCAAAACCGGTTTATACAACTGCTCAGATTACGGTTCCAGATATCACCCCTAATACTGAAGAAGGATTATTTCCCAACAATTTGATTATTGATTTTGGAATCAAAAATAATGGATTTATCAACCAGTCTGTTGCTCCCATTAATCTGATTGGAAAACCGATAACTGAAGGCATTGAAATGAGCCCTAAAATGCCAGGAACATGGATGTGGAACACAGACAGCCAGCTAGTTTTTACACCCTCAGAGGATTGGCCTGCAGGACAAAAGTTCACCATTCATTTTGCCAATAATTTCTTTGCACCTAGTGCAAATTTGGAAAGCCATGAATATTCTTTCAACACCCACCCCTTAACTGCCAAAATTACCGAGTTTAAGCTTTATCAGGATCCAGTTCATGTTGAAACCAGAAATGCGGTAGCCACAATAGAGTTTAATTATCCAGTTAACCCCCAAACCTTGGAAAAAAACACATCGCTGGTTTATCAGACAAAATCGGGCTCTGCTGGTGAAGCCCTTCCCTTTACCTTTACATTTGATAAGAATAAACGGCTAGCCTATCTGCACTCTGAAACAATAAAAATAACTGATGTGGCCCGCTTCATACGTTTAACATTGAATAAAGACATTACATCTTCTACCAATTCCGGCCATTTACGGCAGGAACAGTCACAGAATTTAATAATTCCCAGTGCCAGCGATTTCCTTAAAGTACTTTCCACTACAGCCTCTATCATTCGTAATGATAAAGACAGGCCCGAACAAGTGCTCACTGTGGAGACCTCATTAGGAATAAATGAAAGTGAATTTAATAAATCAGTACATTTTTATTTATTGCCTAAAGATCGCCCAGCAACGGTTGCTGAAGCAGCCCAGGAAAATTACCAATGGCAAAACCCAGGCGAAGTGACGGAAGCCATTCTTTCCCTGTCAACACCATTGACAAAGGAAGCTATTCCTACAGAGCAAAACTATTCAAGCTTGCATAGCTTCAAATTTAAATCAGAAGCTCCACGATATATCTATATAAAAATTGACAAAGGAATGCGGGGATTTGGTGATTTTACTTTAGGTAACACCTATGCAGCAGTTATTCCGGTCCCTCCCATACCCAAAGAAATCAGTTTCTTACATAAGGGGTCACTGTTGGCTTTAAGCGGAGAAAAAAAACTGTCTGTCCTCATTCGGGGCGTGCCTGCAGTTAAATTTGACTTTGCACGAGTATTACCAGAAAACATCAATCAATTGGTAACCCAAACCCAGGGAGATTTTAATAATCCATTTTTTATTAATCCTTCATTTAACCAACAAAATATCAGTCAAATATCTTCCGAGATTCAGGAGTTTAATGTTTCAGATGTAACCAAACAACAATATACTGCGCTTGATTTCAGCAAGTATTTAACAATGAATACCAACTCAATGGGTCCACAAGGTCTCTTTTTGTTACAGGCTACTGGCTGGGATGTCGCAAATAATTCCCCATTGGATGTAAAAGCAAGTCGGATGATTCTAATTACTGATCTGGCCTTATTAGTCAAGGACAACCAGGATGGTAGTCATGATGTATTCGTTGACTCCATTGCCCAGGGGACTCCTGTTACCAATGCAACAGTAACCGTTTTAGGGAAAAACGGATTGCCCATTTTATCTCGCATTAGTGATGCACAAGGCCGGGTTACATTTCCCTCCTTGAAAGATTTTGTGGATGATAGAGAACCCACGGTATATCTGGCTCAACTGAATAATGATGTCTCATTTATCCCTTTCAATAACGCCAATCGGCAACTCAATTTTTCCAAATTCGATATAGGGGGCCTTTATACTTATAATCAGGAGTTGCACAGTTTAAGTGCTTATCTTTTTTCTGACAGAGGGATATACAGACCCGGAGATACTGTTCATATCGGCATGATTGTCAAACAAGCCTATGCACAACCCCAACCAGGCGGCTTACCGCTGCAGGCAACTGTAGTTGATTCAAGAGGGACAACAATTAAAGATGAAAAAATTACACTTAATGATTTAGGTTATATGAACCTGGATTTTACCACAAATAGTAGCTCCCCTACGGGGCAGTACATGGTTAACTTGTACTTGGTCAAAGACGGTTATCCGCAAAATCTGCTTGGATCTACAAATATCCGCGTTTCTGAATTTTTACCTGATAGAATGAGAATCACAACCAGCTTGTCCCCCAACCCTTCTGCAGGATGGAGTTCGCCGGTTGGATTAAAAGGTGAGGTAACTCTTTGGAACTTGTACGGCGCACCAGCTGCAGATAGAAAAGTTAGCGGTAAAATTTTACTCGTACCTGAAAAAGTACAGTTTGATAAGTATCCTGATTATGTTTTCGTTGATCCGTTGCTGGATCCCAAAAAACCGCCGAAGGTTTTCACCGAAACATTGAATGACGTTAAAACAAATGATAAAGGCGAAGCTGAGTTTGATTTGAATCTTGAGCGTTTCGAAAAAGCGACGTATCAATTAACTTTTTTTGCTGAAGGCTTTGAGTCAGAGGGCGGGCGCAGTGTAACCAGTCAAACCAAGACCCTAGTCAGTCCCCAAGCTTACTTCGTTGGGTATAAACCCGATGGGGATTTATCTTTTATCAAACAAAACAGTGCTCGCAGCATAAATTACATTGCGGTTAACCCCGGCTTGAACAAGGAAGAAATTAAAGAGTTGAAGATCCAACTGGTTTCGTTGCATCCAGTCACAACTTTAGTAAAAAAAGCAGATGGTACTTATCAATATCAGTCTGTTGTTCAATCCACAGTTATCAGTACCTCACCTTTTAATATTTCGGAGCAAGGCACAGATTACACTTTACCCACTCAACAAATAGGCGATTTCTCACTAAGCATTCTTGGAAAAGATAATACGGTTCTGAACCAGTTAAAATTCAGCGTGGTAGGTGCAAGTCAACAACCTTTGGCCAAAAATGCGGAATTGGCGATTAAGCTCAACAAAAATGAATATCTGCCCAATGAAGAAATCGAGATACAGATTACTGCCCCTTACACAGGTTCGGGCTTAATTACCATTGAGCGGGATAAGGTTTATGCGGCCCAATGGTTTAAAACCGATACTACCAACTCGGTGCAAACCATCCATATACCAGCCGACTTTCAAGGAGATGGTTACATCAATGTAGCCTTCATACGTGACTGGAATTCACCAGAAATTTTCATCAGTCCTCTCAGTTACAGTGTGGTACCTTTTACAGTAAACCATGAAAGTCATGATATAAAAATAGATTTACAAACTGCAGAGGTTGCACGCCCTGGGGAACCTTTAACTATAAATTATCATACCGATAAACCAGGAAAAATCATTGTCTTCGCAGTGGATGAGGGCATTCTTCAGGTCGCCCGTTATGAGACGCCTGATCCTTTGTCTTTTTTCTTCCAAAAACATGCTCTTGAGGTTTTGACCCAACAAACTGTTGATCAAATCATGCCTAAATTTATTCAGGACCGGGAACTGTCAGCAGTTGGCGGTGACAGTGGTGAAGAAGGAATGGCGAGCCGCCTTAATCCTTTTAAACGAAAGTCAGAACTTCCCGTCGCTTATTGGTCAGGAATTCTTGATACGGACTCAAGCACTCACCAAGTGACTTATCACGTTCCTGATTACTTCAATGGTACATTACGAGTCATGGCAGTAGCGGTATCATCAGACTCTGTGGGTTCGCAAGAGACTGCTGCTGAAATTCGCGGTGATTTTATAATAAATCCAAATGTCCCGACTTTTGTCGCCCCTGGAGATGAATTTGAAATATCATCATCTGTCGCCAACAATATTAAAGGTTCAGGTGAGCACGCACTTATTCAAGTTAACTTAAGCGCTTCTCCTGAAATTGAGATTATTGGCTCTCCAATCCAGACCTTGGAAATTGCTGAGGGACGCGAGCAAACAGTTCATTTTAAATTAAAGGCCAAATCTCTTCTAGGCGGTGCTAAATTAAGCTTTAAAGCCAGCATGGGAGATAAATCCAGTATCATGAATGCTACTCTCAGTGTAAGACCGGCCATCCCATTTAGCACCTACATTAATAGCGGTAAATCAGAAGACAGTAAAAAAACACTGGATATCATGCAAACCTTATTTCCAGAATATCGTAAAGTGAACGCGACAGCTTCTACAAGTCCTATGATTTTAGTATTTGGTTTACAACGTTATCTGGATAATTATCCTTATGGTTGTACCGAGCAATTGACTAGCAAAGCTCTGCCCTTATTGGCAATGAACAATCAAACAGGTTTTGGTGATGAAACCCTGCAAGTGCATGAGAAGGTGAATGCCACAATTCAAATGCTCAGTCAACGGCAAATGTCTAGTGGCGGTTTCAGTTATTGGCCAGGCCTTGGAGATAACCAGGGTAATGATTTCTCATCAGTTTATGCCATGCATTTTCTGACCGAAGCGAAAGCACAGGGGTTTAGTGTACCTGGCGATTTATTCTCTAACGGCATTAACTATCTTAAAACTTTGGCTAACCAAAATGTTTCTGATTTGGATACAGCAAGGATTCAGGCTTATGCTATTTATATTTTAACCCGCAATGAAATTGTTACGACAAATTATCTGGCTAATTTACAACTGTATTTAGAAAAGGACAAAACAAAGGCTTGGCAGAGCGACATTACAACAGCCTATATAGCAGCTTCCTATCAATTACTACAAAGCAACGCAGAAGCAAATCAGTTAATCGGCTTGTATCAACCGCAAACCAAACAAGCTTACATTGCAGATTTTTATAGCAGTGCAATTGCTGATGCGCAGTACTTGTATCTTGTAGCGAAACATTTCCCCAATTTATTACCTCAGGTAGGAAATGAACTACTTACCCGATTGGTTCAGGCAATTAACAATAATGAAATTAATACAGTCTTGTCCGGGTTTACAAGTTTGGCTTTAGGAGCCTATCATCAAGCGCCATCTAATGAGTCCGCTTCGCCCTTAACCATAACCCAAATAAGGACAGACAATAAGGAAATTAATGTTCCTGTTACTCAAACAGACTACCAAAAAACAGATATTGATTCGGATGTATTGAAAATACGTTTTAACAATCCTGAGAAAAAAACATATTTCTATCAATTAATCCAATCCGGCTTTAATCGGGAAATTCCAAATACGCCTTTAAAACAAGGTTTGGAAATTTTCCGCGAATATAGAGATCCAAAAGGAAATGTAATCAATTCCACTTCCTTGGGAAGCGAAATTGAAGTCCATATCCAAATTCGCGCTTTAGACAATGATTATTTATCTAATATTGCTATTGAAGATTTATTACCTGGTGGTTTTGAAGTAGTTACTGACTCTGTGAAAAATAACACCATGGATTATGTGGATATTCGTGAAGACAGAGTGAATTTCTTTGGTGGAGTAGAGTCTGCTGCCAAAGAAATTGTTTATAAAATAAAAGCTGTAAATATAGGAAAATACATTGTTCCGCCCGCTTATGCAGAGTCCATGTATAATCCGAATACCAAGGCTCAAGGTGTTTCTTCAGTAATTACTGTTACTGAAACTCCATAA
- a CDS encoding TIGR00645 family protein: MNNLKNSISKFIFMGRWLQLPLYLGLILILAVYVYRFVHELFELVTHFNSIDDTLIMLGVLDLIDVVMIANLLIMVVMGGYETFVSPLALDSHPDQPEWLDHLDAGAMKVKLALSLIGISSIHLLRTFIDPNKLSNYSVMWQVIIHLTLLVSALAIALTNRMLVHNKSH; encoded by the coding sequence ATGAACAATTTAAAAAATAGCATTAGCAAGTTTATTTTTATGGGACGTTGGTTACAGCTTCCTCTATATTTGGGCTTAATTTTAATCCTCGCGGTATATGTTTATCGTTTTGTCCATGAGTTATTTGAATTAGTAACCCATTTTAATAGTATTGATGATACCCTTATCATGCTTGGCGTGCTGGATTTAATTGATGTGGTAATGATCGCCAATCTACTCATTATGGTAGTTATGGGCGGATATGAAACTTTTGTTTCCCCGCTTGCGCTGGACTCGCATCCAGACCAACCCGAATGGCTTGATCATCTCGATGCAGGTGCTATGAAAGTAAAGCTTGCTCTCTCATTAATTGGAATCTCATCGATTCATTTATTGCGAACATTTATCGATCCTAATAAACTCAGCAACTACTCGGTGATGTGGCAGGTCATTATTCATTTAACTTTGCTGGTATCTGCTTTAGCCATTGCTTTGACCAATAGAATGCTTGTACACAATAAATCCCATTAA